One stretch of Streptomyces sp. NBC_00443 DNA includes these proteins:
- a CDS encoding thiazole synthase, translating to MADDPFVIGGTSFTSRLIMGTGGAPSLDVLERALVASGTELTTVAMRRVNASVHGSVLSVLEKLGIRVLPNTAGCFTAGEAVLTARLAREALGTDLIKLEVIADERTLLPDPIELLDAAETLVDDGFTVLPYTNDDPVLARKLEDVGCAAIMPLGSPIGSGLGIRNPHNFQLITEHARVPVILDAGAGTASDAALAMELGCAGVMLASAVTRAQEPVLMADAMRHAVEAGRLAYRAGRIPMRHFAQASSPVEGVARLDPERPAF from the coding sequence ATGGCCGACGATCCCTTTGTCATCGGGGGTACGTCCTTCACGTCCCGTCTGATCATGGGCACGGGCGGGGCGCCCAGCCTGGACGTGCTGGAGCGGGCGCTGGTGGCGTCCGGGACCGAGCTGACGACGGTCGCGATGCGGCGGGTGAACGCGTCGGTGCACGGCTCGGTGCTGTCGGTGCTGGAGAAGCTCGGGATCCGGGTGCTGCCGAACACGGCGGGGTGCTTCACGGCGGGAGAGGCCGTGCTGACGGCCCGCCTCGCGCGCGAGGCGCTCGGTACGGACCTGATCAAGCTGGAAGTCATCGCCGACGAACGGACGCTGCTGCCGGACCCGATCGAGCTCCTGGACGCGGCCGAGACGCTGGTGGACGACGGGTTCACCGTGCTGCCGTACACCAATGACGACCCCGTGCTGGCGCGGAAGCTGGAGGACGTCGGCTGCGCGGCGATCATGCCGCTGGGGTCGCCGATCGGTTCGGGGCTGGGCATCCGCAATCCGCACAACTTCCAGCTGATCACGGAGCACGCGCGCGTGCCGGTGATTCTGGACGCGGGAGCCGGTACGGCGTCGGACGCGGCGCTGGCGATGGAGCTGGGGTGCGCGGGTGTGATGCTCGCCTCAGCGGTGACGCGGGCCCAGGAACCGGTGCTGATGGCCGACGCGATGCGGCATGCGGTGGAGGCCGGGAGGCTGGCGTACCGGGCGGGGAGGATTCCGATGCGGCACTTCGCTCAGGCGTCGTCGCCGGTCGAGGGCGTGGCGAGGCTGGACCCGGAGCGGCCGGCGTTCTGA
- the thiS gene encoding sulfur carrier protein ThiS, which yields MSMPVTISVNGERRQIAPGTALDTLVKSLTAAPSGVAAALNETVVPRTQWPSTSLSEGDRVEVLTAVQGG from the coding sequence ATGAGCATGCCGGTCACCATCTCGGTCAACGGCGAGCGTCGGCAGATCGCGCCAGGCACGGCTCTCGACACGCTCGTCAAGTCCCTCACCGCGGCGCCCTCCGGAGTGGCGGCCGCCCTCAACGAAACCGTCGTCCCGCGCACGCAGTGGCCGTCGACGTCCCTCTCCGAGGGGGACCGCGTCGAGGTCCTGACCGCCGTCCAAGGAGGCTGA
- the pknB gene encoding Stk1 family PASTA domain-containing Ser/Thr kinase, producing MDTTLQDPLVGQVLDGRYRVDARIAVGGMATVYRAVDTRLDRVLALKVMHPALAVDGVFVDRFIREAKSVARLAHPNVVQVFDQGTDGSYVYLAMEYVAGCTLRDVLRERGALQPRAALDILEPVLAALGAAHRAGFVHRDMKPENVLIGDDGRVKVADFGLVRSVDTVTSTTGAVLGTVSYLAPEQIEQPGAADARVDVYACGVVLYEMLTGDKPHDGDSPAVVLYKHLHEDVPPPSAVVPGLAYELDELVASATARTPDIRPYDAVALLARARDTRAALSAEQLDAVPPQALTAAHSNADDRTSVIPRALHIQRPLPVNEDEPEREAVFNRTSRLESPPPLPPRRRSRTSRAPRGPLVIVAAVLLALGLGAGIWYINSGQFTKVPPLLSKTEAQARDRLKDSGLEAGKVERAFSDTVKRGTVISTDPDTGARIRHNDSVNLVMSLGPQTVNVPDLQGYKLDKARTVLKDGGLEPGRMIREFNDDVPRGFVISSEPGNGTKVRSGSAVALTVSKGAPVDIPDVTGGSLADAKADLAEAGLKVKVAAARVNSEFDAGQVAQQSPVEGKQAAEGDTVTLTLSKGPEMIEVPDVVGDSVDDATTALESAGFQVDEDRGLLGLFGDTVKKQSVEGGETAPKGSTITITIR from the coding sequence GTGGATACGACCCTTCAAGACCCTCTGGTCGGGCAGGTGCTCGACGGCCGGTATCGCGTGGACGCGAGGATCGCGGTCGGCGGGATGGCCACGGTCTACCGGGCCGTGGACACCCGCCTCGACCGCGTGCTCGCGCTCAAGGTGATGCATCCCGCCCTGGCGGTCGACGGGGTGTTCGTCGACCGGTTCATCCGGGAGGCGAAGTCCGTCGCCCGGTTGGCCCACCCGAACGTGGTGCAGGTCTTCGACCAGGGCACCGACGGGTCGTACGTCTATCTCGCCATGGAGTACGTCGCGGGCTGCACCCTGCGCGACGTACTGCGCGAGCGCGGGGCGCTCCAGCCCCGGGCCGCCCTCGACATCCTGGAACCGGTGCTCGCCGCGCTCGGCGCCGCGCACCGCGCCGGGTTCGTGCACCGGGACATGAAGCCGGAGAACGTGCTCATAGGGGACGACGGCCGGGTCAAGGTCGCCGACTTCGGGCTCGTACGATCCGTCGACACCGTGACCAGCACCACGGGCGCCGTGCTCGGCACCGTCTCCTATCTCGCCCCCGAGCAGATAGAGCAGCCCGGCGCCGCCGACGCCCGCGTCGACGTGTACGCGTGCGGTGTCGTGCTCTACGAAATGCTCACCGGCGACAAGCCGCACGACGGGGACTCCCCCGCCGTGGTGCTCTACAAGCACCTGCACGAGGACGTCCCGCCGCCCTCGGCGGTCGTGCCGGGCCTGGCGTACGAGCTCGACGAGCTGGTCGCGTCGGCCACCGCGCGCACCCCGGACATCCGCCCGTACGACGCCGTGGCGCTGCTCGCACGGGCCCGGGACACGCGCGCCGCGCTGAGCGCGGAGCAGCTGGACGCGGTGCCGCCGCAGGCGCTCACGGCGGCGCACAGCAACGCCGACGACCGTACGAGCGTGATCCCGCGCGCGCTGCACATCCAGCGTCCGCTGCCCGTGAACGAGGACGAGCCGGAGCGCGAGGCCGTCTTCAACCGGACCAGCCGGCTGGAGTCGCCGCCACCCCTGCCGCCCCGGCGCCGGTCACGGACGTCGCGCGCTCCGCGCGGGCCGCTCGTCATCGTCGCCGCCGTACTGCTGGCCCTCGGCCTCGGTGCCGGCATCTGGTACATCAACTCCGGCCAGTTCACCAAGGTCCCGCCGCTGCTGTCCAAGACCGAGGCGCAGGCCCGGGACCGGCTGAAGGACTCCGGGCTCGAGGCCGGCAAGGTCGAGCGCGCGTTCAGCGACACCGTCAAGCGCGGCACCGTCATCAGCACGGACCCGGACACGGGCGCCCGCATCCGGCACAACGACTCCGTGAACCTGGTCATGTCACTGGGACCGCAGACGGTGAACGTGCCCGACCTCCAGGGCTACAAGCTGGACAAGGCACGGACCGTGCTCAAGGACGGCGGCCTCGAACCGGGCAGGATGATCCGGGAGTTCAACGACGACGTCCCCAGGGGCTTCGTGATCTCCTCGGAGCCCGGCAACGGCACCAAGGTCCGCTCCGGCTCAGCGGTCGCGCTCACCGTCAGCAAGGGCGCCCCGGTCGACATCCCGGACGTCACCGGCGGGAGCCTCGCCGACGCGAAGGCCGATCTGGCGGAGGCCGGTCTGAAGGTGAAGGTCGCCGCCGCGCGGGTCAACTCCGAGTTCGACGCGGGCCAGGTCGCCCAGCAATCGCCGGTGGAGGGCAAGCAGGCCGCCGAGGGCGACACGGTGACGCTGACGCTGTCCAAGGGCCCCGAGATGATCGAGGTCCCGGACGTGGTCGGCGACAGCGTCGACGACGCCACGACCGCGCTGGAGTCCGCCGGCTTCCAGGTCGACGAGGACCGCGGCCTGCTCGGCCTGTTCGGCGACACGGTCAAGAAGCAGTCCGTGGAAGGCGGGGAGACGGCACCGAAGGGGTCGACGATCACGATCACCATCCGGTGA